CACAAGCAGGGCTGTAAGATGAAGACTCAGTGCTACACAGCATGTATAACAATGCAGAGAACAGCAACCATCTTGTCCACAGAAGGACAACCAGCTGTCTGCAGTCATCCACCCACACATTCCTCTTCAGCCCAGTTTCTCTCTTCTGCATCCCATTTGCATATCGGCAGCCTCTTAACCTGACTTATCTCAAGATGAGTCTTAACTCGGAGCACGCTGCCGCCACCTACTGGGCAGAGCCAGGAATGGTACCGACCACTGTGGCAGGAGGGTGTCCCACCCTTTGACCTTGAGACATAACACTGTCATCTACAAATGTGTTGGGTGGCACTCACAGCAGCCCTAGCACACTAGCAGTTGGCCCATGGGCTGTGGGCTGGACACACCCAAGACAGTGTTCAAGATTCTACCTACCCCTGAGACAGAGAGCCACCTGATCAGACTCTCAATGGTGTGAGACTGTGCAACTTAGAAACCATGGGCATATTATAAATGCAACGTGGTGTATGATATCCAAGATATATTCCAAGATATATTCTTATTTTCCTCCTACAAATAACCTATATTTCTCTGACTCTTCCCTTGTTTTTATTGAAAGTCCTTTATATACTGATCGTTCCCCCACCCCATAGGaactgggtttgtttttgttgttgttgttgttttgtttttcctctacATTTTTCTTCTAGGATAAGTCTTACTCCATTCCAACCTCAGTGTCCAATATGAGTGAAGTTAAACATTGGTTCTCAAATTAGTGATCTCCAGGCTTATACTCCAAGTCACTTGCTCCCAGTCTTGGCCTACTTGCTCCCGGTCTTGGCCTACCCGTGGACCCAGGCAATCAGGCAAAGATCGGGAGCAAGACCTGAGCCCTCACATCTCGATCCTCTAATGGCTAGCTAGCATCTATGTGACACCAAGATTCCTGTTTGAAGACAAGTGCTCCTACACAGTTTACAGTCAGTAGCGTGACCACAGGAGACACAGGCAACAACAGAGGTTTGACAAATACCATTGTTATCGTCCTGTCTTAGCACTTGTAACTTTCACAAGCAGAAGGAAGAATCGAAGATGGATTCTTCCTCACCATCACCCCTCAGGCCCCCTCGACCCACTGTAACCCTACAACTACACCCCTAGTCTGGCTGCTCAACATATTCATGTAGCCTCCCACAGTGTGGACTGactgttacatatatgtaaaagGAGCCTCACCTTTTGGAAATAAGAACACGAAATTCTAGAAGGTGGCCATGATCGTATGAATGGAGTGATTTAGAAGATGGTgacaggaggagggatggaaaaTCAGAGGAAGGTATTGTCTTAAGGGACCATAACTACAGCTGGTTCTAAGGGGGAAATGGTATCCTGTTCTTCAGTGAAACCAAGAACTTATAAACATTAGAACCAGGGCGTAGATGCTCTGGGGACAATTTGCCTCTTACACTCAGTTTACAACTGGTTTCCTAATTACTCAAGCCTGTAGCAAAATCTATTCCTTGGATTGCTTCAGGAGTTGTAGATCTAAGATCTTTAGGTGAAAACCAGGACAACAATGTGAAGCTAAGGGCAAGCCAGTGCCCAGGAGACACTTAGCTCTTCCTGCAGAAAACGCTAACTACCATTACCATGTGGTAAAGAAtggccagggctggggaggcagctcagagggtaaagtgcTCATCCTGCAACCATGAGGACTTGAATTCGGATTTCCAGCATTCACATCAGAAGCTTGCTGTGGTAGTGCATTCTGAAACCTCGGTGCTGGGGTTGGAGgtgcaaagacaggcagattcctagggcttgctggctagcttaAACAGTGAGTACCAGGTTTGAGGAGAAATCCTGTCATTAGGTAAAGAGTTATAGACGAAGACACCTAAAGTAAATCTCTGGCTGTCTTCTACATATGCACTCataggtgaacacacacacacacacacacacacacacactacactataCTACACTACacaggaacattaaaaaaaatctattctcaatCTCAAGCGTTCCCGTTACTAATCCCTGTTTCTTTAATCTCTCTGTGGTTGTTTCTAGTAGACAGTCACTAGTCCTCGTAGAATAAATAGTAACTAGAATTGTGTAGTGACCTTATGCCGGACATtgtccacagacagacagatggtcaCTGACCTCCCCTTGCTACACTTCTCTCctattttgattttgagactACCTCTTGTATCTAGAACTGCTTCAAATCTATGTCAAATTGGGATCCTGGGTCCAGCATCCTTTTTCAAACTACTGACTCCCCTCATACAAATGGTCTCTGACTTCTGCGTGCTGTTAGAATACAGCCACCAGTTAGTTCATGGGTAGGCAGAGAGGACTCTGGGCATGTCTCCCCAGCTCCACTACTCCACACATGTGAGCAGGAAGCTCACCTCACTGCACCTCACACCATCTCCATGACCCTGCCTGCTGTGTCCCCACAGGAGAAAGTGGAGATGCAGAGACAACGTTTCAGGCTGGAGTTTGAGAAACACAGAGGGTTTCTGGCCCAGGAGGAGCAGCTGCAGCTGAGGCggctggaagaggaggagagagcaacCCTGCAGAGACTGCGTGACAGTAGGAATAGGCTGGCCCAGCAGAACAAGGCCCTGAAGGAACTGgctgaggagctggaggagaggaGCCAGCGGCCAGCCCCAGGGCTGCTGGAGGTGAGGAAGCTGGCGGgtaaggggggagggagaggtgaagcTAAGGGACAAGGGTGGGATCTTGTCACTCAGATGCCAACACCTAGGCACACCCACTCTTAgtaagagacaaagtttggagatgtgacgaaagaatggaccatctagagactgccatatccaggaatccaccccataatcagcttccaaatgatgacaccattgcatacactagcaagattttgctgaaaggacccagatatagctgtctcttgtgagactatgccggNNNNNNNNNNNNNNNNNNNNNNNNNNNNNNNNNNNNNNNNNNNNNNNNNNNNNNNNNNNNNNNNNNNNNNNNNNNNNNNNNNNNNNNNNNNNNNNNNNNNNNNNNNNNNNNNNNNNNNNNNNNNNNNNNNNNNNNNNNNNNNNNNNNNNNNNNNNNNNNNNNNNNNNNNNNNNNNNNNNNNNNNNNNNNNNNNNNNNNNNNNNNNNNNNNNNNNNNNNNNNNNNNNNNNNNNNNNNNNNNNNNNNatgggggacttttgggagagcattggaaatgtaattgaggaaaataagtaataataataataataaaagagtgtAGAAACAGCTGCAGAAGGCATGCGATCAGAGGGGACCCTAGAGAGCCACATAGCTCACACTAAcacaaaaactcaaatgacacaCATTAAACAAATGAATGTTTACAAGAAGTTTTCTGTTGACTATCTTTAGATTACAGGTGacctgtacacatatgcatatcttTTAAACGAGAAAACGCTGCCTGATATTAATGCTGGCTTCTTTTATTGGTGTAGACCAAATGATCAGCTTTGGTATGATGGTTCAAAGACACTTAGTGTTCTCTTACAAAGGCATTAagggtaatgtgtgtgtgtgtgtgtgtgtgtgtgtgtgtgtgtgtgcgtgtgtgtttaccTCAAATCCTTCAAATATCCGATGCCCCTTTCCAGTTCTCTCCTCATAGGCAGAAACTTTAACTCTATCAAAACAGCCAATTGGCAGAATTATCAATTCAGGAAGTGGATGCGGTGATGGATTTAGAGGGAATGGACAAAAACTCCTTGCAGTTTGATTCTGTTTTGACTGTGACTGATTGATTGTGtaaagtcttatttatttactgtaaatAGCATTTACACTAAAGTTCATTGTCCCCTGAAGTTTAATCTTAGATGTTAGCAACTTTCAGATATTTCTAATGACGTCATAATTGTGTGTCCGGCTTGAGATCAGACTCATCCCAGTATGTCTTTCATTTCTAGGGAGCGAGAGGACTCTTGACACGGTAAGTTTCATTTCTAAATCAGTGTGGAGTGGCTGCTACAGGGGAGGGAGGTCCTTGGAGACCGTACTAACACCTGTGGGCTCTACATATTTCCAGAAGTGAGGCTATCACAAGGCTGGAACCAGAGGCTGTCCCTATGGACCTGAAGACTGTGTGCCGCATCCCTGGGATGAGGGAGATGCTGAGGAAGTTCCAAGGTAGGCAGCCAGGCACACTGTGGGGTCCACTATACAAAAAGAATGGGAGACAAGAATAGGTCATAGGAAATTAgaactggagaaagaaaaactctcaattcctCTCCATGTTGCCCATAAGTCTCACAATGTGTTTAAGAGATAAACTAAGACCAGGGTGTGCACATGCGCAGATTCAGCTGTAAGATTAGCCTCTTCCTCTTTGGCTTGgcggcttcagtcctgttcctaCTCTCAGCAGGGCTGCCTTTGTAGACAGAGCCTAGATGCCTGGACCAGGCTTTGAGTGCAGCTGACTGTCAGGCAGTGGTTACAGACAGAGCCCCAGATCCTAGAGGCAGAAGTCAGCAGAGACTTACCTGAGAGCATGCTGTCACAGTAGACTGTGGGACCCAGAGCTTGACCTCTGCCTTGGTGTATCATCTAGGAAAAgggcaaataaaacaaaaactacctttttctcttcccctgttCTCTCAATAACTCCAGTGCCTTTAACCAAAATGGGTTAAAATCTTTCCCACAAACAGCTGAGCGATGCCCCAGTGGGTTCTCCAGCTGGGAATCTAACTCAGCTCACTTTCTGATAAGATCAGCCCagagatgaattttttttttttttggtaagcatgcaaaataatgaatttctttaaaattttttttctttatttttattttatgcatgagtgtgtTTGCCTTctagggccagaagagggcatcgactcttctgaaactggagttacaggtggttattagcctctatgtgggtgttgggagccaAACCCCAGAGCCACGTTCCCATGGCCAGAAATGGGttctttatgacatttttatgtacatgtgaCATCGTACTTTGCTCATTCTTAGCCCCATCACTCGCTGTGACCCCCTTACCTCCTATTGGTCTTTGTCCCTCATTCAAATACCCCCCTTTTGCTTTTATACCTTTATCTGCATGAAGGATAGATATTCCCCACCACCAGCCTCAGAGCTCCAGGTCTTCAGCTCATAGTCTTATTGATCCTGAGTTGATTTGTGTGAAAGGTAAAGATGTAGCTGCATTCTCCTGCAAGTGGATACTCAGTTTccccagcaccatttgctgaagacaCTCTGTTCCCCAGTGCAGGACTCTGGTCTTTTCGCTGAGACTCATTTGGATGTAGCTGTGTGAGTTTATGGCAGGGCCCTCTCTTGTATTCCACTGTTCCACGTGTCTGGTTTTGTATTAACACCACACCAACTGTGTCACTATGGCTCTGTGGTATAATTAGAGATGCCTTCAGCCTTGCTCTTTCTCTTCAGGATTGCTTTAAGTTCTCTGTCCTGTATGCTTTCATGTGAATGTTAGGGTTGCTTTTCCTATTTCTAAGGTTTCCACTGCAATTTTGATTGGGATCACTTTAATCTGTAGGCTGTTTTAAGTAACCTTATCATTTTTCATAATGATTCTGCCAGTCTCTGGACATGGAGGGCAACTTCAGTTTCTCCCTCTGTGCTTCAAAGTTTTCTTTGTAGAAGCCCATTCCTTGGATAggttctgtcttagtcagggtttctattcctgcacaaacatcatgaccaagaagcaagttggggaggaaagggtttattcagcttacacttccatactgctgttcatcaccaaaggaagtcaggactggaactcaagcaggtcagaaagcaggagttgatgcagaagccatggaaagatgttctttactggctggcttctcctggcttgctcagcctgctctcttatagaacccaagactaccagcccagagacggtcccacccacaaggggcctttcctccttgatcactaattgaggaaaacCTTACAGttggatgtcatggaggcatttcctcaactgaagtacctttctctgtgataactccagctgtgtcaagttgacacaaaactagccagtacaggttcATTTCCAGAATTTTAGGGAGGacttttactgttatttttgacTTAGTTTGGCTTTTTAGGAGCTATCATAAATAGCATTTCTCTTCCTCATCCAGACCAATTTGTAGACAGAAAAGATAACTGGTGTTTGTATGTGAGTTGTGTATCTCACGGCTTTGCTGAAAGCATTGATAAGATCTAAAGTTTCCCAGTGAAgtcctttaaaatatatgattataCCATATGTACGTAGGAATCATCTTTTTCCCTCAAATTTGTCTTCTAGCTTTTTTAacttgctctggctaagacttcaagtactacacAATGAATATACACTGTGTATAATCTTGTCTCATCCTTAACTTAAAAAATGCAATGCTTATCTTATAACCTTTATTATATTGCAGTATATCTCTTCTGTTCCTAGTTCCTTCAtggccttttttaaaaagaaggtaaTTTTTAGCATCCCTAAAGGTCTTTCCTGTATCCATTGAGATGATGATGTGATTTCTGTCCTTAGGTTTGTTTATgtgctggtgtcttagttagggtcactgttgctgtgatgaaacatcatgaccaaaagtaagCGGGTGTGGGGCAGTTATTCAGCTTGTGCTTCTATATCACAGTCACCAACCAAGGACATCAggacaggagctgaagcagggcaggaacatggaggcaggagctgatgctggaggcaggagctgatgcagagacctaGGAGGAATGCTggttgctggcttgctcctcatgccttgatcagcctgatttcttacagaacccaggaccaccagctcaggggcAGTCCCATCCACAGGGGActgggctctcccccatcaatcactaattaaaaaaatgcctgggctggaaagatgactcagtcactaaagactaggctcacaaccagaaatataagaaaatgccttacagtcagatcttatggaggcatttctcaatcAAAATTCCCTCTTTCCAGACAATTCCAGTTGGGACCAGTTGAcctaagactagccagcacagctgGGTTGCATATGTTGATTTGTGTTGATTGCACCACCTTTTCATAGCTAGAATGAAACCAAATTAATGATGGAATATtcttaatgtgttcttgaatttggtttggaAGTGTTTTACTAAAATTTTCTGCATTCGTTTTCATCATGGaagtttgtatttttctgttgcACCTTGCTCTCAGTTTGGCATCAGGGTGATCTTGGCTCCACAGAATGAGTTTGGTAGCATCCTGTCCCTTTGGTTTTATAGAAatgtttgaggagtattggtgttaaCTCATCTTTAAATAGCTGGTAAGAAACAGCACAGTTGACTGGCCCTGGCCTCTACTTCTGATTGACCAGCTGTCAATAGAGTTTCTTAGAACTCCTCTCCTCAGGATCAATTAATACAATTAATTTGCTAGACCAGCTTACAGGACACAGGAAAACACTACCTGTCCATTTATTGTGAAGGTGTGACAGAGGATGCAGGATGCAGAGGGATAGGCAGACAGAAGAGGTGtgtaggaagcaaagagaagaggttcagcttctgccccacccccactcttaTACATCCCCCAACCCTGTCTACTCCTTCCCGGAACCTCTGTGGGATTAACTGTATGGAGGCTGCACACGTtctgatgttttcctttttatttatggtttttgttcACACACAAAGCAACGGGTTTAACTGTGGCATTTGGAGGCCATGGAAGTCCCATTGTGTACAGCAGAGTTCTGAGAGCCCCAAATCAAGGCGTTTGCCAGGCTCAGCTTTTGTGGATGAGAGAAATGAGAAACCAAGGGGGATCTTAGTGGTGTTTAAGATTTCAAAGGCTGTAGTGGTGGCGTACgctggtaggatttgctgaaggaggcagaggcaggaggctcatgagttcgaggccagcctgggctacacatttagcagggtgtgatggcgcacgcctttaatcctggcactccggaggcagaggcaggcggatttctgagttcgaggccagcctggtctacagagtgagttccaggacagtcagggctacacaaaaaaaaccagaaaaaaaaaaaaaaaaaaaaaaaaaaaaaaaaaaaagttttcaaaggcTGGAACAGAAGCTCAGGGATACACCACAAGCCATAGGGTATACCCTCAGCACAgcagtagaaggaaggaagggaggaaagaaagaagggagggaggagaggtaaGGCTTTACTATGCATTTTTGGTTATTATCGTGCTCTGCAAAATTCTTTCCACAGTCGACGTGAAGCTGGATCCGGCCACTGCTCACCCAAGCTTGCTCTTAACTGCGGACCTACGCAGTGTACAGGATGCGGAGGTCTGGAGGGATGTTCCCAGCAACCCTGAGCGCTTTGACACCTGGCCTTGCATCCTGGGCCTGCAGGGCTTCTCCTCCGGGAGGCATTACTGGGAAGTCATCGTGGGGGAAAGAGCAGAGTGGGGACTAGGGGTCTGCCGAGACTCAGTGCTGAGAAAAGGGGAGACCACACCGTCCCCAGAGAACGGCGTCTgggccatgtggctgctgagggGGAACGAATACATGGTCCTGTCCTCTCCCTCGGTGCCTGTGCTCCAAGATGAGCGACCTCGCCGCATCGGGATCTTTTTGGACTACGAAGCTGGTGAAATCTCCTTCTACAACGTCACAAACGGGTCTTACATCTACACATTCAACCATCTCTTCTCCGGCGTTCTCAGGCCCTACTTCTTCGTCTGCGACACAACTCCTCTTATCTTGCCTCCCATGACAGAAGCAGCTCCTGGAAACTGGACGCCCAGGGGTATCTTTGatcttgctgctgctgccagAAGTGAGGAATACTAAACCCATCCAGAAGTGCTGCGCTTCAGGGAAGTCCTGGATGGATCGGGAGGCATGGCTGTGCCCTGCTTCCCTAAACCACACCAACGCCTGCTCTGCAGGCCTGCACAGTAGGGATTCTCCCAGTGGGACTTATGAGTGGATCCCGGCTGGTTCACATTCTGAGGAACTCAGTGGAGTAGATGACTCAGGAAAGGCAGCAGGCTCATCAAACACTACTGCCCGAGGCTTCATTTTTCCTTGGTGCATCTTCACAGTGAAAAGCTAGAATTAAATGTTATTCTTGCACCCTCAACCCTCCATACAGGGAGATTTGGGATTATTAATTCTACTTGTTTCTGACACAGGCTCCCTTTGTAGCCAAGGTTATCCCAATAACCCCCAATAACTCAGTGTCCTGggtgcaggtgtgtgccacaaagCTTAGCTTAGAAATAAGGTTGTTTCAAAATAACCTTTTTCTAGTGAATTCcatttcactctctctctctctctctctctctctctctctctctctctctctctc
Above is a genomic segment from Mus caroli chromosome 11, CAROLI_EIJ_v1.1, whole genome shotgun sequence containing:
- the Trim58 gene encoding E3 ubiquitin-protein ligase TRIM58, with protein sequence MATAPGERLQEEARCSVCLDFLQEPISVDCGHSFCLRCISEFCEKSDSAQGVYACPQCRGPFRPASFRPNRQLASLVDSVRQLGLGTGHTGSRQCARHGEDLSRFCEEDQTMLCWVCDTSPEHRSHRMETLQEAASRYQRMLRAALELVKKEMEEALTQEANVGKKTIIWKEKVEMQRQRFRLEFEKHRGFLAQEEQLQLRRLEEEERATLQRLRDSRNRLAQQNKALKELAEELEERSQRPAPGLLEGARGLLTRSEAITRLEPEAVPMDLKTVCRIPGMREMLRKFQVDVKLDPATAHPSLLLTADLRSVQDAEVWRDVPSNPERFDTWPCILGLQGFSSGRHYWEVIVGERAEWGLGVCRDSVLRKGETTPSPENGVWAMWLLRGNEYMVLSSPSVPVLQDERPRRIGIFLDYEAGEISFYNVTNGSYIYTFNHLFSGVLRPYFFVCDTTPLILPPMTEAAPGNWTPRGIFDLAAAARSEEY